A portion of the Ferrimonas lipolytica genome contains these proteins:
- the rep gene encoding DNA helicase Rep produces MKLNPAQEQAVTYVSGPCLVLAGAGSGKTRVIINKIAYLIKKCDYQARHIAAVTFTNKAAREMRERIAQSLGKGEARGLRISTFHTLGLDIIRREHKILGLKPGFSLFDDQDSLALLKELTEDEYDGDKDLLQQLIRRISDWKNDLITPDKAIGLAQDPAEREQAELYGRYREHMIAYNALDFDDLIMLPTLLFATNQEVRERWQNRIRYLLVDEYQDTNTSQYQLVKLLVGERARFTVVGDDDQSIYSWRGAKPQNLVLLGKDFPQLQLIKLEENYRSSGRILKAANILIANNPHVYDKTLRSNLSYGESIKVISANNDEHEAERVVATLIRHKFMNHAKYKDYAILYRGNHQSRLFEKALMTNRIPYKISGGTSFFSRAEIKDIMAYLRVLVNPEDDNAFLRICNVPKRGMGPATLEKVGHLANRKNISMFAACFDSEIEQRLPPQAAETAMVFARWLVELGDRAERGDTIAALRDLVREINYEDFLYDTSPSPKAAEMRMKNVSELYKWITAMVEGDELEDPMTLKEVVTRLTLRDMMERNNEDEELDQVQMMTLHASKGLEFPYVFLVGAEEGLLPHQSSLDEGNVEEERRLAYVGITRAQQELMFTLCKERRQYGELNRCEPSRFLLELPQDDLEWEERKAPPTAQERNTKGKTNIAALRAMLNK; encoded by the coding sequence ATGAAACTTAATCCCGCCCAAGAGCAAGCGGTTACATACGTCTCTGGCCCCTGCCTTGTGTTGGCCGGTGCGGGCAGTGGCAAAACCCGAGTGATCATCAACAAGATTGCCTACCTCATTAAGAAGTGTGATTACCAAGCTCGGCATATTGCGGCGGTCACCTTTACCAACAAAGCGGCTCGAGAGATGCGTGAACGTATCGCTCAGAGCTTAGGGAAAGGAGAAGCACGTGGGTTGCGGATCTCGACTTTCCACACCTTGGGCCTCGATATTATTCGTCGTGAGCACAAGATCCTTGGCCTCAAGCCGGGCTTTTCGTTGTTTGATGATCAAGACAGTCTCGCGCTGCTCAAAGAGCTGACTGAAGATGAGTACGATGGTGATAAGGATCTGTTGCAACAGCTTATCCGTCGCATCAGTGATTGGAAGAATGATCTGATCACCCCAGATAAAGCCATTGGCCTAGCGCAGGATCCCGCTGAGCGAGAACAGGCAGAGCTGTACGGTCGCTATCGCGAACATATGATCGCTTATAACGCCTTGGATTTTGATGACTTAATCATGCTGCCAACGCTGCTGTTTGCCACCAATCAAGAGGTGCGTGAACGCTGGCAAAATCGTATTCGCTATTTGTTAGTGGATGAGTATCAAGACACCAACACCAGTCAGTATCAATTGGTAAAACTGTTGGTTGGTGAGCGTGCGCGTTTTACCGTAGTAGGGGATGACGATCAGTCTATCTACTCTTGGCGTGGCGCCAAACCACAGAACTTGGTGCTGCTGGGCAAGGACTTTCCGCAGCTGCAATTGATTAAGCTGGAAGAGAATTACCGCTCCAGCGGCCGTATTCTGAAGGCGGCGAATATCTTGATTGCCAATAACCCGCACGTCTATGACAAAACCCTGCGCTCTAATCTGAGCTATGGCGAGTCGATTAAGGTGATCAGCGCTAACAACGACGAACATGAAGCTGAGCGGGTTGTTGCGACCTTAATCCGTCACAAGTTTATGAATCACGCCAAGTATAAAGATTACGCCATCTTGTACCGCGGGAACCACCAGTCACGCTTGTTTGAAAAGGCGTTGATGACCAACCGTATCCCTTACAAGATTTCCGGTGGCACCAGCTTCTTCTCCCGCGCTGAGATTAAAGACATCATGGCCTACCTGCGGGTATTGGTGAACCCTGAAGATGACAACGCCTTCTTGCGGATCTGTAACGTGCCAAAGCGTGGCATGGGACCGGCCACGTTGGAAAAGGTCGGTCATCTGGCGAATCGCAAGAACATAAGCATGTTCGCCGCATGTTTTGATAGTGAAATAGAACAGCGGCTACCACCGCAAGCGGCAGAGACGGCAATGGTGTTTGCCCGTTGGTTGGTTGAGCTAGGCGATCGTGCCGAGCGCGGCGATACCATTGCCGCGCTGCGTGATTTGGTGCGGGAGATCAACTATGAAGATTTCCTGTACGACACCTCGCCAAGCCCGAAAGCGGCAGAGATGCGGATGAAAAACGTCTCTGAGCTGTATAAATGGATCACCGCGATGGTCGAAGGGGACGAGCTGGAAGATCCGATGACTCTGAAAGAGGTGGTTACTCGCCTAACGTTGCGCGACATGATGGAGCGTAATAATGAGGATGAGGAACTGGACCAGGTACAGATGATGACGCTGCATGCCTCCAAAGGACTCGAGTTTCCTTATGTGTTTCTCGTTGGCGCCGAAGAGGGTTTATTGCCACATCAATCCAGTTTGGATGAGGGCAACGTCGAGGAGGAGCGTCGTCTTGCCTACGTTGGCATCACTCGTGCTCAGCAGGAGCTGATGTTTACCCTATGTAAGGAACGACGCCAGTATGGTGAGTTGAATCGCTGTGAACCGAGCCGATTCTTGCTGGAATTACCGCAAGATGATCTCGAATGGGAGGAGCGAAAAGCACCACCAACGGCACAGGAACGTAATACCAAAGGCAAAACCAACATCGCTGCATTACGAGCAATGCTAAATAAATAA
- a CDS encoding accessory factor UbiK family protein, with protein sequence MLPPQKLEQLARQLADNLPPGLKAGADEFEQKARTVLQSQLMKLDLVSREEFDRQTAVLAKTRAMVEQLEARLSQLEDK encoded by the coding sequence ATGCTACCTCCACAAAAGCTAGAACAACTGGCACGCCAACTGGCAGATAACTTACCACCGGGCCTTAAGGCAGGCGCTGATGAGTTTGAACAAAAAGCTCGTACCGTCCTGCAAAGCCAACTAATGAAATTGGATTTGGTTTCACGGGAAGAGTTTGACCGCCAAACCGCAGTACTGGCCAAGACTCGTGCCATGGTTGAACAGCTTGAAGCACGCTTGAGCCAGCTCGAAGATAAGTAA
- a CDS encoding BCCT family transporter → MSDAPASPLKKQTLNLPVFGGATALILAIVGYAALFPETAASQVTDLQNSIITNAGWFYVLAVALILMLVAFLGLSRYGEIKLGPDHADPDFSYGSWFAMLFSAGMGIGLMFFGVAEPVMHFMSPPVGEAGTVEAAREAMKLTFFHWGLHAWAIYAIVALILAFFSYRHGLPLTLRSALYPLIGERIYGWPGHAVDIFAILGTVFGVATSLGYGVLQVNSGLNYLFGIEVSSSVQVMLIIGITALATLSVMSGLDKGIRRLSELNLGLAIILMLLILVIGPTVLLLQSYVQNIGGYLSDIVEKTFNLYAYEPKSWLGGWTLLYWGWWMSWSPFVGMFIARISRGRTIRQFVSGVLFVPAGFTMAWMTVFGNTAIDMILNQGLNQVAEVITNDSSLALFVFLEQFPMSTVLSMIAMLMVVVFFVTSADSGSMVVDMLASGGNDKTPVWQRIYWAGSIGLVAVVLLMAGGLTALQTATIASALPFSIVLLTASWGLLKALQVDVQKKDSLSQTNLAPRVTRNPVAWDRRLRNMMQFSRRGHVNRFIDETVIGAMELVATELRKQSVIVEVELDAEQHRIALRVELGDEHDFEYQVRPQAYSRPAFTMNDNEDDDDSKYFRAEVHLTEGGQDYDIMGWSREQVLGDILDQYEKHLHFLHLVRE, encoded by the coding sequence ATGAGTGATGCGCCAGCATCTCCCCTTAAGAAACAAACGTTAAACCTTCCCGTTTTTGGCGGTGCCACCGCCCTCATCTTAGCCATCGTAGGATACGCGGCGCTCTTCCCTGAAACGGCAGCTAGCCAAGTTACAGATCTTCAAAACAGTATTATTACCAATGCCGGCTGGTTCTATGTGTTAGCTGTGGCATTGATATTGATGTTGGTAGCCTTCCTCGGCTTATCTCGTTACGGCGAAATCAAGCTTGGCCCGGATCACGCCGATCCGGATTTTAGCTATGGCTCTTGGTTTGCCATGCTTTTCTCTGCTGGGATGGGCATCGGTTTGATGTTCTTCGGTGTCGCAGAGCCGGTGATGCACTTTATGTCGCCACCTGTTGGTGAGGCGGGAACAGTAGAAGCTGCTCGCGAAGCGATGAAGCTCACTTTCTTTCACTGGGGTCTGCATGCTTGGGCAATCTACGCGATTGTGGCATTGATCTTAGCCTTCTTTAGTTATCGCCACGGTTTGCCGCTAACCCTCCGCTCTGCGCTATATCCATTGATAGGGGAACGCATCTACGGCTGGCCGGGGCATGCGGTTGATATCTTCGCTATTTTGGGTACCGTTTTTGGGGTGGCAACCTCGTTAGGTTACGGCGTGCTGCAGGTTAACTCCGGCCTTAACTACCTATTTGGTATTGAGGTGAGCTCGTCGGTACAGGTGATGCTGATTATCGGCATTACCGCTTTGGCGACCCTGTCAGTGATGTCTGGTTTGGACAAAGGCATTCGCCGTTTGTCTGAATTGAATCTTGGCTTGGCAATTATCTTGATGCTACTGATCCTGGTGATTGGGCCAACGGTGTTGTTGCTGCAATCCTATGTGCAGAATATCGGTGGTTACCTGTCCGATATCGTTGAAAAGACCTTTAACCTTTATGCCTACGAGCCAAAAAGCTGGTTAGGTGGTTGGACCTTGTTGTACTGGGGTTGGTGGATGTCTTGGTCCCCATTCGTTGGCATGTTTATCGCTCGGATTTCCCGTGGCCGTACCATTCGTCAGTTTGTTTCTGGGGTTCTATTTGTTCCTGCCGGCTTTACGATGGCGTGGATGACGGTGTTTGGTAATACCGCTATCGATATGATTCTTAACCAAGGTTTGAATCAGGTTGCTGAGGTGATCACCAATGATTCGTCATTGGCACTGTTTGTGTTCCTAGAGCAGTTCCCAATGTCCACTGTGTTGTCGATGATTGCCATGCTAATGGTGGTGGTGTTCTTCGTTACGTCGGCGGACTCAGGCTCAATGGTGGTTGATATGCTGGCGTCTGGCGGTAACGATAAAACCCCGGTATGGCAGCGGATCTACTGGGCCGGCTCGATTGGCTTAGTTGCGGTAGTACTGTTGATGGCAGGCGGTCTAACTGCGCTGCAAACCGCAACCATTGCCAGCGCCCTGCCGTTCTCGATTGTGCTGTTAACGGCGAGCTGGGGACTACTCAAAGCGTTGCAGGTGGACGTACAGAAGAAAGACAGTCTGTCGCAAACCAACTTAGCTCCGCGCGTTACCCGTAACCCGGTAGCTTGGGATCGTCGCTTGCGCAACATGATGCAGTTCTCGCGCCGTGGTCATGTAAATCGCTTTATCGATGAAACCGTTATTGGTGCAATGGAGTTGGTTGCCACTGAGCTACGTAAGCAGAGCGTTATCGTTGAAGTGGAGCTGGATGCAGAGCAGCATCGTATCGCCTTGCGAGTTGAGCTGGGTGACGAGCATGACTTTGAATATCAAGTTCGACCGCAAGCATACTCCCGTCCGGCATTTACTATGAATGATAATGAGGATGATGATGACAGTAAGTATTTCCGTGCTGAGGTTCACCTAACCGAAGGCGGGCAAGACTACGACATCATGGGTTGGAGTCGGGAACAGGTTCTTGGTGATATTCTTGATCAATATGAGAAGCATCTGCACTTCTTACACTTAGTGCGTGAGTAG
- a CDS encoding BCCT family transporter, translating to MNNRKDKYSIDNTDYTIGQDNIQKWGFDVHNPVFGISASLIGVFLVAILLVDPETSKSVLDGIKWKIIGAFDGLFMWSANIFVLFCLAMIVSPFGKIRLGGDEAKSDYSVKSWVAMLFAAGMGIGLMFWAVAEPVAYFTGWYETPLNVAANTPEAARMALGATMFHWGLHPWAIYGVVSLSLAFFAYNKGLPLSMRSVFYPILGDRTWGWPGHLVDILAVIATLFGLATSLGLGAQQAASGFGHVFGTDSGLGMQIAIIFAVTLLAVISVMRGIHGGVKVISNINMLMAVALMVFVALVSFAVSMGTIPTTVMGYIENIIPLSNPSGREDEAWMHGWTVFYWAWWISWSPFVGMFIARISRGRTIREFMTAVLLVPTAVTILWMSVFGGIAIDQVVNKIGTLGQQGLTDVPLAMFQMFDALPFGNFLSLLAVVLVLVFFVTSSDSGSLVIDSITSGGKVDAPMIQRIFWAFIEGAIAAGLVWVGGTKAIEALQAGAISTALPFTVVLLVMCVSLLMGLRTEKRIR from the coding sequence ATGAATAATAGAAAAGATAAATACAGTATCGACAATACCGATTATACAATCGGTCAAGATAACATTCAAAAATGGGGTTTCGACGTCCACAACCCGGTTTTTGGAATTAGCGCGTCATTAATTGGAGTATTCCTTGTCGCCATATTGCTGGTCGATCCTGAAACATCAAAATCAGTATTAGATGGCATAAAATGGAAGATCATCGGTGCCTTTGATGGTCTGTTTATGTGGTCTGCCAATATTTTTGTATTGTTCTGTCTAGCCATGATTGTTTCCCCATTCGGAAAAATCCGTTTGGGTGGCGACGAAGCCAAAAGCGATTATTCGGTAAAATCTTGGGTGGCAATGCTGTTTGCTGCTGGCATGGGCATTGGCCTGATGTTTTGGGCGGTGGCTGAGCCCGTGGCCTACTTTACCGGCTGGTATGAAACCCCATTAAACGTTGCTGCTAATACACCTGAAGCAGCCAGAATGGCTCTTGGTGCCACCATGTTCCACTGGGGATTACACCCATGGGCAATCTACGGCGTGGTGTCGCTATCACTCGCCTTCTTCGCCTACAACAAAGGCTTACCGCTTTCCATGCGTTCAGTGTTCTACCCAATCTTGGGCGATCGCACCTGGGGCTGGCCTGGTCACTTAGTCGATATCCTCGCAGTAATCGCAACCCTGTTTGGTCTGGCGACCTCGTTGGGGTTAGGTGCACAACAAGCTGCAAGTGGTTTTGGCCACGTGTTTGGCACCGACAGTGGCTTAGGCATGCAGATCGCCATCATCTTTGCGGTTACACTACTGGCGGTGATTTCGGTAATGCGTGGGATCCACGGTGGCGTAAAGGTTATCAGTAACATCAACATGCTGATGGCCGTTGCGTTAATGGTCTTTGTCGCACTAGTCTCCTTTGCGGTTTCCATGGGTACTATTCCAACGACTGTTATGGGCTACATCGAGAACATTATTCCACTGAGTAACCCGTCAGGTCGCGAAGACGAAGCCTGGATGCACGGTTGGACTGTATTCTACTGGGCTTGGTGGATCTCATGGTCCCCATTCGTTGGCATGTTCATCGCTCGTATCTCCCGTGGTCGCACTATCCGTGAGTTCATGACCGCAGTACTGCTGGTGCCTACTGCTGTTACCATCCTATGGATGTCTGTATTTGGCGGTATTGCGATTGACCAGGTGGTTAATAAGATTGGTACTTTAGGCCAACAGGGGTTAACCGATGTACCACTGGCGATGTTCCAGATGTTCGACGCCTTGCCATTCGGTAACTTCTTATCGCTGTTGGCTGTAGTATTGGTACTGGTATTCTTTGTTACCTCCTCTGACTCTGGCTCACTGGTTATCGATAGCATCACCTCCGGTGGCAAAGTCGATGCACCAATGATCCAGCGGATATTCTGGGCCTTCATTGAAGGCGCTATTGCAGCAGGACTGGTATGGGTTGGCGGCACCAAGGCTATCGAAGCGTTGCAAGCCGGTGCGATCTCTACCGCCCTACCATTTACCGTTGTGTTATTGGTAATGTGTGTCAGCTTGCTGATGGGACTAAGAACCGAGAAACGCATTCGTTGA
- a CDS encoding 3'-5' exonuclease → MQNFTNQEVLNWQAFMQVKAQACKDSRLTNFYSTGAYHGETKLKDIDFVALDFETTGLDANKNSIISIGLVPFTLQRIACRQAKHWFVAPKDKLHEDSIIIHGITHSDLKGAPDLLRILEQLLDELAGKIVVVHYRRIERDFFDAALRTLINEGIVFPIVDTMQIEADIEQERPRSFWNWLKNTRPISIRLASSRSRYNLPNYPPHDALTDAIATAELLQAQIHHHFSPDTPIKKLWL, encoded by the coding sequence ATGCAGAATTTCACCAATCAAGAGGTATTAAACTGGCAAGCGTTTATGCAGGTTAAAGCACAGGCTTGCAAAGACAGTCGGTTAACTAATTTTTATAGTACCGGTGCCTACCATGGTGAAACTAAGCTCAAAGATATCGATTTCGTCGCCTTGGACTTTGAGACCACAGGTTTGGACGCTAATAAAAATAGCATCATTAGTATCGGCCTAGTGCCATTTACCTTGCAGCGTATTGCCTGCCGACAGGCTAAGCATTGGTTCGTCGCCCCGAAAGATAAGCTGCATGAGGACTCCATTATTATTCATGGTATTACTCATTCTGATTTGAAAGGAGCGCCGGATCTGTTGCGAATTTTAGAGCAGCTTTTGGATGAGTTGGCCGGCAAGATTGTGGTGGTGCATTATCGGCGGATTGAGCGTGATTTCTTTGATGCAGCGCTGCGTACGCTGATTAATGAAGGCATTGTTTTTCCTATCGTTGATACCATGCAGATTGAAGCAGATATCGAACAAGAACGACCAAGAAGTTTTTGGAATTGGCTTAAGAATACTCGCCCAATTTCAATTCGACTCGCCAGTAGTCGCAGTCGTTATAATTTACCCAATTACCCCCCGCACGATGCACTCACCGATGCTATTGCTACGGCAGAGTTGTTACAAGCGCAAATTCATCATCACTTTAGTCCAGACACACCAATTAAGAAGTTGTGGCTATAA
- a CDS encoding DUF294 nucleotidyltransferase-like domain-containing protein, producing the protein MDVELLEIRNFIRQHPPFEQLPEEALTEVSQSVEISYYRADSMIIEFADKIHDLFMIRSGVVEIYRRNGELYNRIDQGEIFGQMGLLTNNKVRFPAKAVKDTLLYCIPEAIFEDFCERYEGFAEFVEVEGSVRLQQAVEENSDDANSLTTSKVKTLLSGAPVMLPITTTIQNVAQIMSDENVSAAIINDPSVADERGNSFVGLITERDLCTKVIAQGIDVNTEVAEVMSTELISLDHNAYIFEAMLLMLRYNVHHLPILKNKQPIGMIEVSDIIRYESQNSLLIVSSIFQQNSVEDLVVLSSQIKDCFVRMINEDANSHMVGRAMSEIGRSFKQRLLELAEEKLGPPPVPYCFLALGSMARDEQLIVTDQDNAIILDNDYQESLHGAYFSELARYVCDGLAACGYTYCSGDIMATNPEYRQTQSQWEALFSDWIENPNPKALLNSSIFFDLYGVYGRPKWAEQLNAFILRKAKKNNRFLACLARNALNRTPPLGFFKDFVMEQDGQHNNSINLKRRGTAPLADLIRVHALAIGSQSQNSFDRLEDIIEAGILPPSKGKDLQHAMEFISLVRIRHQALDIEAEQEPDNNIEPENMSDFERRNLKDAFLVLSRAQNFLKFRYSANSMQGK; encoded by the coding sequence ATGGACGTCGAGTTACTCGAAATTCGCAACTTCATCCGCCAACACCCGCCGTTTGAGCAACTGCCTGAGGAAGCGCTTACAGAAGTCTCTCAGAGTGTAGAGATCTCTTACTATCGTGCGGACAGCATGATTATTGAGTTCGCAGATAAGATCCACGACCTGTTTATGATCCGCAGTGGGGTGGTTGAGATCTACCGTCGTAATGGCGAACTCTATAACCGCATCGATCAGGGTGAAATCTTTGGCCAGATGGGATTGTTGACCAACAACAAGGTGCGCTTTCCTGCTAAGGCGGTAAAGGACACGCTGTTGTACTGCATTCCTGAAGCGATTTTCGAGGACTTTTGCGAACGCTATGAAGGCTTTGCTGAATTTGTCGAAGTTGAGGGCAGTGTGCGGCTGCAGCAAGCGGTTGAGGAGAATAGTGATGACGCTAATTCACTGACAACCTCCAAGGTCAAAACGCTGCTCAGTGGTGCTCCAGTGATGTTGCCTATCACTACCACGATTCAGAACGTGGCCCAGATCATGTCTGATGAAAACGTATCGGCGGCAATCATCAACGATCCCAGTGTCGCAGACGAGCGGGGTAACAGCTTTGTTGGTCTCATTACTGAGCGCGATCTTTGCACCAAGGTTATTGCCCAAGGCATCGATGTGAATACCGAGGTGGCCGAGGTGATGTCGACTGAGCTTATCTCGTTGGATCACAACGCCTACATCTTTGAAGCGATGCTACTGATGCTGCGCTATAACGTACACCACCTGCCAATCCTCAAAAACAAGCAGCCAATCGGCATGATTGAGGTCAGTGACATTATTCGCTATGAATCGCAAAACAGTCTATTGATTGTTAGCAGCATCTTTCAGCAAAACAGTGTTGAAGATTTGGTTGTGCTTTCTAGCCAGATCAAAGATTGCTTCGTACGGATGATTAATGAGGACGCCAATTCACATATGGTGGGGCGGGCGATGTCGGAGATTGGTCGCAGCTTTAAGCAGCGCTTACTGGAGCTAGCGGAGGAAAAATTGGGGCCACCACCGGTACCTTATTGTTTCTTGGCTTTGGGGTCGATGGCTCGTGATGAACAGTTAATTGTAACTGATCAGGACAACGCCATTATCCTTGATAACGACTATCAAGAGTCGTTGCACGGTGCCTACTTTAGTGAGTTGGCTCGTTACGTTTGTGATGGCCTCGCGGCCTGTGGTTACACTTACTGTAGCGGTGACATCATGGCCACTAATCCAGAATATCGTCAGACTCAATCTCAGTGGGAGGCGTTGTTCTCGGACTGGATTGAAAACCCCAACCCAAAGGCGCTGTTGAACAGCTCTATCTTCTTTGACCTGTATGGTGTCTATGGTCGCCCCAAGTGGGCTGAGCAGCTTAATGCCTTTATCTTGCGCAAGGCCAAAAAGAACAATCGATTCCTCGCCTGTTTGGCTAGGAATGCATTGAACCGCACGCCGCCATTAGGGTTCTTTAAAGACTTTGTGATGGAGCAAGATGGTCAGCACAACAACTCGATCAACCTAAAACGGCGGGGAACAGCGCCGCTGGCGGATCTGATCCGAGTGCATGCGTTGGCTATTGGCTCGCAATCGCAAAACTCATTTGACCGGTTGGAAGATATTATTGAAGCGGGGATTTTACCGCCATCCAAGGGCAAGGATCTTCAGCATGCAATGGAGTTTATCTCACTGGTGCGGATCCGCCACCAAGCGCTCGATATCGAGGCGGAGCAAGAGCCGGATAACAATATCGAGCCGGAAAATATGTCTGACTTTGAACGTCGCAACCTCAAGGATGCATTTTTGGTATTAAGTCGTGCTCAGAACTTCTTAAAGTTTCGCTACAGTGCCAATAGTATGCAGGGGAAATGA
- a CDS encoding ATP-binding cassette domain-containing protein, with amino-acid sequence MSLHIDLHGRLGDFVFNFELSLPLQGAIGIFGPSGVGKTSILRAICGLERELDGTVVLGDDVLQDSNHRLFVKAEKRGIGMVFQDSRLFPHLTVRKNLQLALNQTNNPIFGIDELARECDFEVLLDQPAPSLSAGQRQRVAIARALIAAPRLLLMDEPLAALDVDSRQRILDFLHRVSQRLPIIFISHSVAETLSLCDPIVVMAPGRVEAVGNAQQVDHLLPRRRGTGTVVNFDAERGEVTLRLDEFAPDFTLEQVVGLVSEPNWLRGRE; translated from the coding sequence ATGAGCCTGCATATCGATCTGCACGGCCGCCTGGGTGACTTTGTATTTAACTTCGAACTGTCGCTCCCGCTGCAAGGAGCAATTGGGATCTTTGGCCCTTCTGGGGTCGGAAAAACCAGTATATTGCGCGCCATTTGTGGCCTTGAACGCGAGCTTGATGGCACTGTTGTGCTTGGCGATGATGTGCTGCAAGACAGCAACCACCGTTTGTTCGTTAAGGCGGAAAAACGTGGCATCGGCATGGTGTTTCAAGACAGCCGCTTGTTCCCGCACTTGACGGTGCGTAAGAACCTGCAACTGGCGCTAAATCAAACCAACAATCCTATCTTTGGCATTGATGAGTTGGCCCGCGAGTGTGATTTTGAAGTGCTACTGGATCAGCCTGCACCGTCGTTGTCTGCTGGGCAACGGCAGCGGGTTGCCATTGCTCGGGCGCTCATTGCGGCGCCGCGTCTATTGCTGATGGATGAGCCGTTAGCCGCATTGGATGTAGATTCACGGCAACGAATCCTCGATTTTTTACATCGGGTAAGTCAGCGGTTGCCAATTATCTTTATCAGTCACTCTGTCGCCGAAACCTTATCGTTATGTGACCCTATTGTGGTGATGGCGCCAGGGCGAGTTGAGGCAGTAGGTAATGCACAGCAGGTTGATCACCTCCTACCTCGTCGTCGCGGTACCGGTACCGTGGTTAACTTTGATGCTGAGCGTGGTGAGGTAACACTACGATTGGATGAGTTCGCCCCTGACTTCACCCTAGAGCAAGTCGTGGGTCTAGTGAGTGAACCAAACTGGTTAAGAGGGCGAGAATAA
- the modB gene encoding molybdate ABC transporter permease subunit, giving the protein MPLRIRYGIIQPHLGAFFPDIVNESIAASMLSSSDFEALFLTLKLAAVSTALLLLLTPPLAWWLAHSRARFRPLVEALVSLPLILPPTVLGFYLLLLFSPLYAPGAFYQELTGSTLAFSFSGLIIGSMIYSLPFVVQPLQSSFATLGKGELEAASTLGMGAIKRFHHVVFPMTRHSFVLAGLLGFAHTLGEFGVVLMIGGNIPGETQVIAITLFEHVEALDYASAHILAGGLLLMSLTMLLFLYVGMDQRRRKWGAV; this is encoded by the coding sequence ATGCCATTGCGTATACGCTATGGCATCATTCAACCCCATTTGGGCGCATTTTTTCCCGACATTGTTAATGAGAGCATCGCTGCAAGCATGTTGAGTTCCTCCGATTTCGAAGCACTATTCCTCACCCTCAAACTGGCTGCGGTCAGTACTGCATTGTTGCTGCTGTTAACGCCTCCTTTGGCGTGGTGGTTGGCTCATAGCCGTGCTCGTTTTCGGCCGTTGGTTGAGGCGCTAGTGTCGTTACCACTGATCCTGCCGCCGACGGTATTGGGTTTTTATCTGCTGCTGCTGTTTTCACCGCTGTACGCACCGGGAGCCTTCTATCAAGAGCTAACCGGCTCTACGTTGGCATTCTCCTTTAGCGGTTTGATTATCGGTTCGATGATCTATTCCTTACCGTTTGTGGTGCAGCCGTTGCAATCAAGTTTTGCGACCTTAGGAAAAGGCGAACTAGAAGCCGCTTCCACCCTAGGCATGGGGGCAATTAAGCGTTTTCACCATGTGGTTTTCCCGATGACGCGTCACAGCTTTGTGTTGGCTGGGTTACTTGGGTTTGCCCATACCCTTGGCGAGTTTGGAGTGGTGTTGATGATTGGTGGCAACATTCCCGGCGAGACTCAGGTTATCGCTATTACCCTGTTTGAACACGTTGAGGCATTGGATTATGCCAGCGCCCACATTCTGGCTGGCGGCTTGCTGCTGATGTCGTTAACCATGTTGCTGTTTCTCTATGTTGGCATGGACCAGCGCCGCCGTAAGTGGGGCGCAGTATGA
- a CDS encoding TorD/DmsD family molecular chaperone, which produces MNEIELLPLAAATSGVLHNLYFAKPTEAFVNQFSDGELLQSWPQFGDEQAHRLAIKLITDSIVNDSAYEIERDYYQLFVGPGAMTAYPWGSVYTDKENLLFGATAVAFKEFCQRYGIELTLDHHQPLDHIGLVVGVLGSLLQNEQLQATDELLVEHLMPWAPRLLECVNGNAKTGFYRGFAMLTEQMLARLMAARELNPKELTLYK; this is translated from the coding sequence ATGAATGAAATTGAGCTACTTCCTCTTGCCGCGGCTACTTCCGGTGTATTACACAACCTTTACTTTGCTAAGCCTACTGAAGCGTTTGTAAATCAATTTTCTGATGGCGAACTGCTTCAATCGTGGCCGCAATTTGGTGATGAGCAAGCCCATCGTTTGGCTATCAAACTGATAACTGATTCAATAGTGAACGACTCAGCATATGAGATTGAGCGTGACTATTACCAACTTTTTGTTGGCCCTGGCGCAATGACAGCTTATCCATGGGGGAGCGTCTACACCGACAAGGAAAACCTACTGTTTGGGGCTACTGCAGTTGCCTTCAAAGAGTTTTGCCAGCGTTATGGCATTGAGCTTACGCTTGATCATCATCAGCCGCTGGATCACATTGGCCTAGTTGTCGGTGTATTAGGCTCATTACTGCAAAATGAACAGCTGCAGGCGACAGATGAACTGCTGGTTGAGCACTTGATGCCATGGGCACCACGTTTACTTGAGTGCGTTAACGGCAACGCTAAGACAGGTTTTTATCGTGGTTTTGCCATGCTAACTGAGCAGATGTTGGCTCGATTAATGGCTGCCAGAGAACTCAACCCGAAAGAACTCACCCTCTACAAGTGA